In Deinococcus gobiensis I-0, one genomic interval encodes:
- a CDS encoding TolC family protein produces MNTMQSTVGAYTALLEAQENVEVQTLQVQTDQKAVQVAQVKQGLGNATALDVQNAQNTLSASTQTLADARAQVTLASARLATLTGLGSGVRAGSAVSVPKLSTTLAGLQGGLSSLSALVSANNELSAAQLSVKLATNDFTPARTLQDAQTALANAQRSVGSAGQTAAQTLASAYQTAQNAYELQQVALNREAAAQKTYTQDAARLRSGTISAVELQATQLALKKAQYSRLQAQNNVLEALAALSVASGQNLTGIGGTL; encoded by the coding sequence ATGAACACCATGCAGAGCACCGTCGGGGCCTACACGGCGCTGCTCGAAGCGCAGGAGAACGTCGAGGTCCAGACGTTGCAGGTCCAGACCGACCAGAAGGCCGTGCAGGTCGCGCAGGTCAAGCAGGGGCTGGGCAACGCCACGGCGCTGGACGTGCAGAACGCCCAGAACACCCTCTCGGCCAGCACCCAGACCCTCGCCGACGCCCGCGCGCAGGTCACGCTCGCCTCGGCCCGCCTCGCCACCCTGACCGGCCTGGGCAGCGGCGTGCGCGCCGGCAGCGCCGTGAGCGTGCCCAAGCTGAGCACGACCCTGGCGGGCCTCCAGGGCGGCCTGAGCAGCCTGAGCGCCCTGGTGTCGGCCAACAACGAGCTGAGCGCCGCGCAGCTGAGCGTCAAGCTCGCCACGAACGACTTCACGCCCGCGCGCACCCTGCAAGACGCCCAGACGGCCCTCGCCAATGCCCAGCGCAGCGTGGGCAGCGCCGGACAGACGGCGGCCCAGACCCTCGCCAGCGCCTACCAGACCGCCCAGAACGCCTATGAGCTGCAACAGGTCGCCCTGAACCGCGAGGCCGCCGCCCAGAAGACCTATACCCAGGACGCCGCCCGCCTGAGGAGCGGCACCATCAGCGCGGTCGAGCTTCAGGCCACGCAGCTGGCACTGAAAAAGGCGCAATACAGCCGCCTCCAGGCCCAGAACAACGTGCTGGAGGCCCTCGCGGCCCTGTCGGTCGCCAGCGGGCAGAACCTAACCGGCATCGGGGGCACCCTATGA
- a CDS encoding TolC family protein — MRYGPSGSGGLNASLNLKQGTASAGYTVPLGTGSSSSGTNRVVASVTGSYVVYSPALKAQVSAAQANVTQAQLTLNVTQQNAELNVRTRYATAQASLISLQSLVTGVEVARLGVQTAQTRLTAGVGTADDVTQAQLAQGQAERALQNARATAQINLIQLENAAGGLQ; from the coding sequence GTGCGCTACGGCCCCTCGGGCAGCGGCGGCCTGAACGCCAGCCTGAACCTCAAGCAGGGCACCGCCTCGGCCGGGTACACCGTGCCGCTGGGCACCGGCAGTTCCTCGTCGGGCACCAACCGCGTGGTCGCCAGCGTGACGGGCAGCTACGTGGTGTACTCGCCGGCCCTGAAGGCCCAGGTGTCGGCCGCGCAGGCGAACGTGACCCAGGCCCAGCTCACGCTGAACGTGACCCAGCAGAACGCCGAACTGAACGTGCGCACCCGCTACGCCACCGCGCAGGCGAGCCTGATCTCCCTGCAGAGCCTCGTCACCGGGGTCGAGGTCGCCCGCCTGGGGGTACAGACCGCCCAGACCCGCCTCACGGCCGGGGTGGGCACCGCCGACGACGTGACCCAGGCCCAGCTCGCCCAGGGGCAGGCGGAGCGCGCCCTGCAAAATGCCCGCGCGACCGCCCAGATCAACCTCATCCAACTCGAAAACGCCGCCGGAGGCCTCCAGTGA
- a CDS encoding response regulator transcription factor: MSALILIVEDEPQLAEVLEAYARQEGYRTERAADGNAALTVFRAAHPDLILLDVMLPGRSGLEVLKAVRAAGATPVILVTARAEETDQIVGLELGADDYVVKPFRPREVMARVKAVLRRASQLLGDSEDRPLRVGSLEVDRRAVAARVDGQALSLTPAEFRLLAQLAEVPGRAFTREELLAHALPDSDALERVVDAHLASVRRKLDAAGAPGMLRTVRGVGYRLEAAS; the protein is encoded by the coding sequence ATGAGCGCCCTGATCTTGATCGTCGAGGACGAGCCGCAACTTGCGGAGGTGCTGGAAGCCTACGCTCGGCAGGAGGGCTACCGCACCGAGCGGGCCGCCGACGGCAACGCGGCCCTCACGGTGTTCCGGGCGGCGCACCCCGACCTGATCCTGCTCGACGTGATGCTGCCGGGGCGCAGCGGCCTGGAGGTGCTCAAGGCCGTGCGCGCTGCGGGCGCCACCCCGGTCATCCTGGTCACGGCGCGCGCCGAGGAGACCGACCAGATCGTGGGCCTGGAACTCGGGGCCGACGACTATGTGGTCAAGCCCTTTCGTCCCCGCGAGGTGATGGCGCGCGTCAAGGCGGTGCTGCGCCGCGCCAGTCAGCTGCTGGGCGACTCCGAGGACCGCCCGCTGCGCGTGGGCAGCCTGGAGGTGGACCGCCGCGCGGTGGCCGCCCGCGTGGACGGGCAGGCCCTGAGCCTCACCCCGGCCGAGTTCCGGCTGCTCGCGCAACTGGCCGAGGTGCCGGGGCGGGCCTTCACCCGCGAGGAACTGCTCGCCCACGCCCTGCCCGACAGCGACGCCCTGGAGCGCGTGGTGGACGCCCACCTCGCCAGCGTGCGGCGCAAACTGGACGCGGCGGGCGCACCGGGCATGCTGCGCACCGTGCGCGGCGTGGGCTACCGGTTGGAGGCGGCCTCTTGA
- a CDS encoding sensor histidine kinase: MTQPPGVPGGRRAPPLAAVLLLAMLAVVALALGSTFFFSNLAVEREFRRLPPEVQAYLRAQQEAQRQGQVLTPTPPVPEIRTGSPADPYLPPGWSSPGVAGETVTAAGRVTVVEDGARVRRTQTAGRTSGADTTPGTGGEASGNAATPGSGGRRWTPPDSRRSQDFLRNIQDSLVQVGLVAALASAALAFWLSRRLARPITAVSQAARRLAQGDLAVRAPWPPPESRIPWASGEREIIDLARSFNEMAQSLQALERERQQAVADIAHELRTPIAVMQARLDALEDGVYPLNTSQIALLSTQTQLLTRLVGDLRTLTLADAGRLALKLRDTELGHLAAEVVGGLQDQAARRGVRLDVQAAPAPLYADPDRVRQVVTNLVENALRHARAQVRVQVGPREGGGVVLFVDDDGSGIPAGSREAVFTRFTRLDESRARDTGGSGLGLAIVQALAQAHGGAAQAGESPLGGARLSVTFPGSRALPAA, translated from the coding sequence TTGACCCAGCCGCCTGGCGTCCCCGGGGGCCGGCGCGCTCCGCCGCTGGCGGCCGTGCTGCTGCTGGCGATGCTGGCGGTGGTGGCGCTCGCGCTGGGCAGCACCTTCTTCTTTTCCAACCTGGCGGTCGAGCGCGAGTTCCGGCGTCTGCCGCCCGAGGTGCAGGCCTACCTGCGCGCGCAGCAGGAGGCCCAGCGTCAGGGGCAGGTGCTCACGCCCACGCCGCCGGTGCCCGAGATCCGCACCGGGTCGCCGGCCGATCCCTACCTGCCGCCCGGCTGGAGCAGCCCCGGCGTGGCCGGCGAGACGGTCACGGCCGCCGGGCGCGTGACGGTCGTCGAGGACGGCGCGCGGGTGCGCCGCACGCAGACGGCCGGCCGCACCTCCGGCGCGGACACTACGCCGGGGACGGGCGGGGAGGCCAGCGGCAACGCGGCCACCCCCGGCAGCGGCGGCCGCCGCTGGACTCCGCCCGACAGCCGGCGCTCACAGGACTTCCTGCGCAACATCCAGGACAGCCTCGTGCAGGTGGGGCTGGTCGCGGCGCTCGCCTCGGCGGCGCTGGCCTTCTGGCTCTCGCGGCGGCTGGCGCGGCCCATCACGGCCGTCTCGCAGGCGGCGCGGCGGCTGGCACAGGGCGACCTCGCCGTACGCGCGCCCTGGCCGCCGCCCGAGTCGCGTATCCCCTGGGCCAGCGGCGAGCGTGAAATCATCGACCTGGCCCGCTCCTTCAACGAGATGGCCCAGAGCCTCCAGGCCCTGGAACGCGAGCGGCAGCAGGCGGTGGCCGACATCGCCCACGAGCTGCGGACCCCCATCGCGGTGATGCAGGCCCGGCTCGACGCCCTGGAGGACGGCGTGTACCCGCTGAATACCAGCCAGATCGCCCTGCTCAGCACGCAGACGCAGCTCCTGACGCGGCTGGTCGGGGACCTGCGCACCCTCACCCTCGCGGACGCCGGGCGGCTGGCCCTGAAGCTGCGCGACACCGAACTCGGACACCTCGCCGCCGAGGTCGTGGGCGGACTTCAGGACCAGGCGGCGCGCCGGGGCGTGCGGCTCGACGTGCAGGCCGCGCCCGCTCCGCTGTATGCCGACCCCGACCGCGTGCGTCAGGTCGTGACCAACCTCGTCGAGAACGCGCTGCGCCACGCCCGCGCGCAGGTGCGCGTGCAGGTCGGGCCCCGCGAGGGGGGCGGCGTGGTGCTGTTCGTCGACGACGACGGCTCGGGCATTCCGGCGGGCAGCCGTGAGGCGGTGTTCACCCGCTTTACCCGCCTCGACGAGAGCCGCGCGCGCGATACCGGCGGCAGCGGTCTGGGCCTCGCCATCGTGCAGGCGCTCGCCCAGGCCCACGGCGGCGCGGCGCAGGCCGGCGAGAGTCCGCTGGGCGGCGCGCGCCTGAGCGTCACCTTTCCCGGGTCCCGGGCGCTCCCGGCCGCCTGA
- a CDS encoding cold-shock protein, with the protein MANGKVKWFNAEKGFGFIESAGGPDVFAHFSAIQGSGFKKLNEGDEVEFEIEEGQRGKGPQAKNIVVTKAAPVSSYNDRPARRDDRW; encoded by the coding sequence ATGGCTAACGGTAAAGTGAAGTGGTTCAACGCGGAGAAGGGTTTCGGTTTCATCGAGTCGGCGGGCGGTCCCGACGTGTTCGCGCACTTCAGCGCGATCCAGGGCAGCGGCTTCAAGAAGCTCAACGAAGGCGACGAAGTCGAATTCGAAATTGAAGAAGGCCAGCGCGGCAAGGGCCCCCAGGCCAAGAACATCGTCGTGACCAAGGCTGCTCCGGTCAGCTCGTACAACGACCGTCCGGCCCGCCGCGACGACCGCTGGTAA
- a CDS encoding DUF1775 domain-containing protein yields MLRFNTLMTLSAALLLSFAAAHATVRTETGLTESKAGVSETYRLNVPTEKEIPTTAVRLVVPAGVTITRFQVLPGFTRSVVKNADGLITEVTWRGRVAPQEYARFFFQARNPAQPGEVAWKVYQTYADGSVVAWDDTNPEQTPASKTTVK; encoded by the coding sequence ATGCTGCGTTTCAACACCCTGATGACCCTGTCCGCCGCCCTGCTGCTGTCTTTCGCCGCCGCACACGCCACCGTCCGCACCGAGACGGGCCTGACCGAGAGCAAGGCCGGGGTCAGCGAGACCTACCGCCTGAACGTCCCGACCGAAAAGGAGATTCCCACCACGGCCGTGCGCCTCGTGGTGCCGGCGGGCGTGACCATCACCCGCTTCCAGGTGCTGCCGGGTTTTACCCGTAGCGTGGTCAAGAACGCCGACGGCCTGATCACCGAGGTGACCTGGCGGGGCCGCGTCGCGCCGCAGGAATACGCCCGCTTCTTCTTTCAGGCGCGCAACCCCGCGCAGCCCGGTGAGGTGGCCTGGAAGGTCTACCAGACCTACGCCGACGGCAGCGTCGTCGCCTGGGACGATACCAATCCCGAGCAGACGCCGGCGAGCAAGACGACCGTCAAGTAA
- a CDS encoding copper resistance CopC family protein encodes MNKRIALLLALGLSSALAHTAVTAVTPAMNATVAPPRRVQLRFSEPIELRFSTFRVMAVPAGMAPQAAAAAALAEKADSAKVVSLPLERATLAAQLGLPLKPGLKAGTYVVAWKILSEDGHPVTGFSTFKVQ; translated from the coding sequence ATGAACAAGCGAATTGCCCTGCTGCTGGCCCTGGGTCTGTCCAGCGCCCTGGCGCACACGGCCGTCACGGCCGTCACGCCCGCCATGAACGCGACCGTCGCGCCGCCCAGAAGGGTGCAGCTCAGGTTCAGCGAGCCCATCGAACTGCGCTTCAGCACCTTCCGCGTGATGGCCGTGCCTGCCGGGATGGCCCCGCAGGCCGCCGCCGCCGCCGCCCTGGCCGAAAAGGCCGACTCCGCGAAGGTGGTCAGCCTGCCGCTGGAACGCGCCACCCTGGCCGCCCAGCTCGGCCTGCCCCTGAAGCCGGGCCTCAAGGCGGGCACCTATGTCGTCGCCTGGAAGATCCTGTCGGAAGACGGGC